The sequence ACTTTTGTGAGTTTACCTTCAAAAACAGAATTTTGTGTCCAAAACATATATCTATCAAATAATTTTTTGATTTTACCTACTCTTTTTTTATTCACATCATAAATCCCAATTATATACACCTTGTCACCACCACATCTTAAAGCTAGTATACTTTTTTTCACCTAGCAAGTGCTTTACTAATTTATAACATTCTAATCTGATCAATCTCTGGTATGAAACTTTACGCTTTAAAATCCTATGCTGTATTTTTGTATTTAGTTTCTTGTGATACTCAGTTAAAACAATTTTCCGACCTTTATCATTTAAATAACAAACATTTTCTACCTCATCAAAGCAATTATTTGATAGCATATTCAGGTTCACTAACCTGAATATTAACCTATCACTTAAAAGTGGCTTGAACACCTCACTAAGATCTAAGGCTAATGAATACCTTCTATCTTGAGGCTCATGTAAATAACTAATAGATGCATTTAAGTGTGTATGATATATTTCATTTAATACTGACGCATATAACAAAGAGTTAACAAATGATATCAAGCTATTCATTTTGTTATTTGGGGGACGTTTTACACGTTTATTCATAACAAATTCTGTAGATCGTTGCATAATAACTCCATCTACTAATTTATAATATGATCTTCTCATACTTCCTTCAATACCCATTAGTTCCTCTATAGTTTGAGTTTCACTTATTTCGCTTTGTCTATTTTTCAATTCATCGATTAAAGGCTGATCTTCTTTTATTAGACCATCTCTTACAAATTGCCGAACATTTTTTAATAAATTAGCACTAGCTCCTTTTAGAATCTCTTGTGCAATTATTATTCTTTTTTCATCAGAGTCACTATGAACTGCTTGCTGAACTAACACTGGGCCAGTCACGAGTTTTTCTCTAGGCATAAAGCTTCCTGAATAAAATCCGTAATAATTAAAAATATGTAGAGGGATTTTATGCTGAGATAAAAATTCAAGTAATTTAGTGTTTAATTCTAATGGTACCATTACAAATAAAGAATCTGTTTGTTCTATCGGAAAATATTTATGCCCACCTTCTTCATACTCAAAACGTAACGTATTATGCTGGCGCCTCATCCTACCAGGTTTAACAATATAGACATTTTGCATGCTCATATTGATAGCTCCCTTTTAAAT comes from Natranaerobius trueperi and encodes:
- the cas1b gene encoding type I-B CRISPR-associated endonuclease Cas1b, producing the protein MSMQNVYIVKPGRMRRQHNTLRFEYEEGGHKYFPIEQTDSLFVMVPLELNTKLLEFLSQHKIPLHIFNYYGFYSGSFMPREKLVTGPVLVQQAVHSDSDEKRIIIAQEILKGASANLLKNVRQFVRDGLIKEDQPLIDELKNRQSEISETQTIEELMGIEGSMRRSYYKLVDGVIMQRSTEFVMNKRVKRPPNNKMNSLISFVNSLLYASVLNEIYHTHLNASISYLHEPQDRRYSLALDLSEVFKPLLSDRLIFRLVNLNMLSNNCFDEVENVCYLNDKGRKIVLTEYHKKLNTKIQHRILKRKVSYQRLIRLECYKLVKHLLGEKKYTSFKMWW